Proteins from a single region of Juglans microcarpa x Juglans regia isolate MS1-56 chromosome 5S, Jm3101_v1.0, whole genome shotgun sequence:
- the LOC121267746 gene encoding transcription repressor OFP13-like, giving the protein MGKKMKLPFLYKNTHETRSTWPWPSCNQPRTLSFRTSNVDVYNTMNSIYLDTRIDVLETTESSESASFSTMGEDGAGIDPIETMIRGLRSERLFFKPGETSSILEEANKGLFPFKDSVIVSMESRHPYVDFRKSMEEMVEAQGVKEWEGFEELLCWYLRANGKNNHGYIVGAFVDLLVGLAFASSSSCSCSHSPPSPFSSLSSSSTHCISSTEAEEYSDTAPCLSSSLEGQKGIIKKW; this is encoded by the coding sequence AtgggaaagaaaatgaagcTCCCCTTTCTTTACAAAAACACTCATGAGACAAGATCGACATGGCCTTGGCCTTCTTGTAACCAACCTAGAACCCTTTCTTTCCGAACCAGCAATGTCGACGTTTACAATACCATGAACTCAATCTACCTAGATACCCGCATTGATGTGTTAGAGACAACTGAGTCATCCGAGTCCGCTAGCTTCTCAACGATGGGGGAAGACGGCGCCGGAATAGACCCGATAGAGACAATGATTCGAGGGCTGCGGTCGGAGAGGCTGTTTTTCAAGCCCGGAGAGACGAGTTCGATCTTGGAAGAGGCAAACAAAGGGTTGTTTCCATTCAAGGATAGCGTGATAGTGTCAATGGAGTCCCGGCACCCTTACGTGGATTTTCGGAAGTCCATGGAAGAGATGGTGGAGGCTCAGGGGGTGAAAGAATGGGAAGGTTTTGAAGAGCTCTTGTGCTGGTATTTGAGGGCAAATGGGAAGAACAATCATGGGTACATTGTTGGAGCTTTTGTTGATTTGTTGGTTGGTCTTGCATTTGCTTCGTcgtcttcttgttcttgttctcattctcctccttctcctttttcttctttatcttccTCTTCCACTCATTGCATATCCTCAACAGAAGCTGAGGAATATAGTGATACTGCTCCTTGTTTATCTTCATCATTAGAAGGTCAGAAGGGGATAATAAAAAAGTGGTAG